In the Oncorhynchus keta strain PuntledgeMale-10-30-2019 chromosome 29, Oket_V2, whole genome shotgun sequence genome, one interval contains:
- the pax9 gene encoding paired box protein Pax-9: MEPAFGEVNQLGGVFVNGRPLPNAIRLRIVELAQLGIRPCDISRQLRVSHGCVSKILARYNETGSILPGAIGGSKPRVTTPTVVKHIRTYKQRDPGIFAWEIRDRLLADGVCDKFNLPSVSSISRILRNKIGNLSQQSQYESSKQSSHPPQPTLPYNHIYSYPTPIGASGTKVPTPPGMHSLPGHMAMHRIWPSSHSVTDILGIRSITEQQISDSSSFPSAKLEEWSVINRTHFPPSASSSLVNGVQDKPPHSIEPEAKYKQTQSGLPTVNSYVTAPSIPAYHPPTPVSPYMGYSATTSAYVTGPTWQPHSGSALYHHSCDNIAAPLAFKGMTAHHRDAIHPHAHPITASAL; this comes from the exons ATGG AGCCAGCCTTTGGAGAGGTGAACCAGCTCGGCGGGGTTTTTGTCAACGGCAGACCGCTTCCCAACGCAATCCGGCTGCGGATTGTAGAGCTCGCCCAGCTGGGCATCAGGCCTTGCGACATCAGCAGACAGCTCCGGGTCTCCCACGGCTGCGTCAGCAAGATACTGGCCCGGTACAACGAGACCGGCTCTATACTCCCGGGAGCGATCGGGGGCAGCAAACCACGGGTCACCACGCCTACAGTGGTCAAGCACATACGGACATACAAGCAGAGGGACCCGGGTATCTTCGCCTGGGAGATTCGGGACAGGCTACTGGCTGACGGAGTTTGTGACAAGTTCAATCTACCATCTGTGAGCTCCATCAGTAGGATCCTCCGCAACAAGATTGGGAATCTGTCCCAGCAGAGCCAGTATGAGTCCAGCAAGCAGTCGTCTCACCCACCACAACCAACGCTACCATACAACCACATATACTCGTATCCGACCCCCATCGGAGCCTCTGGGACCAAAGTACCGACTCCCCCGGGCATGCACTCCCTCCCTGGACACATGGCTATGCACAGGATATGGCCCTCATCCCACTCGGTAACAGATATTCTGGGGATTCGGTCGATAACAGAGCAACAAA TTAGTGACAGTTCGTCCTTTCCCAGTGCCAAACTAGAAGAATGGAGCGTTATAAACAGGACACATTTTCCGCCGTCAGCAAGCTCCTCACTAGTCAATGGCGTGCAGGATAAACCACCGCATTCTATAGAACCTGAAGCAAAATACAAACAG aCGCAGAGTGGCTTGCCCACAGTGAACAGTTATGTCACAGCGCCCAGCATCCCAGCCTACCATCCTCCCACCCCAGTGTCGCCCTACATGGGGTACAGCGCCACCACGTCGGCCTATGTGACCGGTCCCACATGGCAGCCGCACAGTGGCAGTGCTCTCTATCACCACAGCTGTGACAACATTGCCGCTCCGCTGGCCTTCAAGGGTATGACAGCCCACCACCGTGACGCCATCCACCCCCATGCCCACCCCATCACCGCCTCAGCACTGTAG